A portion of the Candidatus Binatia bacterium genome contains these proteins:
- the rny gene encoding ribonuclease Y — protein MDSLPAGIIGFFVAALIAGGFSLIRRRQSRRAASEALASAEQALHQAEREADSIRKEAQMAARDDAGRARESLDEEVRAKRQQIQATEKKLGSLEVDLERRGNKVENREREIAKRESAAEEESATLSQERDELAAAIEQTRNSLERAAGLTREEAKQALVAEISEEAKLQAGRRIRQIEEEAREDGERRAKKIVAQSIARLAGEWVAERSISIVSLPSDDMKGRLIGREGRNIRAIEAATGVDLIIDDTPETVVISCHNPVRREIAKIAVEKLLSDGRIHPGRIEEVVRKSEKDVEATVKEAGQKALFEAGVHGVHQEIVKLLGMLRYRYSYGQNVLAHSIEASFICGLMAAELGLNVKQARRAALLHDIGKSLTHEVEGSHALIGADIARKYGESSKVCNAIAAHHEEVKCETILAPLVDAADALSGARPGARREVLESYVERLDELEKISGSYDGVTRSFAVQAGREVRVFVEPAKVDDDRAAAMARDIARRVEEELTYPGQIKVTVIRETRASDVAR, from the coding sequence TTGGATAGTTTGCCGGCAGGAATCATCGGATTTTTCGTCGCAGCATTGATCGCCGGGGGTTTTTCCCTGATTCGGCGGCGACAGTCGCGCCGGGCAGCCTCCGAGGCTCTCGCATCGGCAGAGCAGGCGTTGCATCAGGCTGAGCGCGAGGCAGACTCGATTCGCAAGGAAGCTCAGATGGCTGCCAGGGACGACGCAGGCCGGGCACGAGAGTCTCTCGATGAAGAGGTTCGCGCCAAACGTCAGCAGATTCAGGCGACCGAGAAGAAGCTCGGCAGCCTGGAGGTCGATCTCGAGCGGCGCGGGAACAAGGTTGAGAACCGGGAACGCGAGATTGCCAAGCGCGAGTCGGCAGCCGAAGAGGAGAGCGCGACTCTGAGCCAGGAGCGCGACGAGTTGGCCGCCGCGATCGAGCAAACCCGGAACTCTCTCGAGCGAGCTGCCGGCCTCACCCGGGAAGAAGCCAAGCAGGCGCTGGTTGCCGAAATCAGCGAAGAGGCAAAGCTTCAGGCAGGGCGCCGGATCCGGCAGATCGAGGAGGAGGCGCGCGAGGACGGCGAGCGCCGGGCCAAGAAGATCGTCGCGCAGTCGATCGCTCGTCTGGCCGGGGAGTGGGTCGCCGAACGCTCCATCTCGATCGTTTCGTTGCCATCGGATGATATGAAGGGCCGGCTGATCGGCCGAGAAGGTCGAAATATTCGGGCGATCGAGGCGGCCACCGGGGTTGATCTGATCATCGATGATACCCCCGAGACCGTCGTGATCTCCTGCCATAATCCTGTGCGGCGGGAAATTGCGAAGATTGCTGTCGAAAAGCTGCTTTCGGATGGGAGGATCCACCCGGGCCGTATCGAAGAGGTCGTGCGGAAATCGGAAAAGGACGTTGAGGCGACGGTCAAGGAAGCTGGGCAGAAGGCTCTGTTCGAGGCCGGTGTGCACGGCGTTCATCAGGAGATCGTGAAACTTCTGGGGATGCTCCGCTACCGTTACAGCTATGGACAGAACGTGCTGGCGCACTCCATTGAGGCCTCCTTCATTTGCGGCCTGATGGCGGCCGAGCTCGGTTTGAATGTGAAACAGGCCCGCCGGGCGGCTCTGCTGCACGATATCGGCAAATCGCTTACCCACGAGGTCGAGGGCTCCCACGCGCTGATCGGGGCCGATATCGCTCGGAAATATGGCGAGTCGTCGAAGGTCTGCAATGCGATTGCCGCTCATCACGAGGAAGTAAAATGCGAGACCATCCTCGCGCCACTGGTCGATGCCGCTGATGCGCTGTCCGGGGCGCGCCCGGGCGCTCGACGCGAGGTTCTGGAGAGTTACGTCGAGCGACTCGACGAACTCGAGAAGATTTCGGGCAGCTATGATGGTGTGACGCGTTCGTTCGCTGTTCAGGCGGGCCGTGAGGTCCGAGTTTTTGTCGAGCCTGCCAAGGTTGATGACGATCGCGCGGCGGCGATGGCTCGGGATATCGCTCGGCGCGTGGAGGAAGAACTGACGTACCCCGGTCAGATCAAGGTGACTGTCATTCGCGAGACTCGCGCGAGCGACGTTGCACGCTAG
- a CDS encoding TIGR00282 family metallophosphoesterase produces the protein MRILYLGDIFGRATRQLIRQELRSIRAAEDVDCVVANGENASGGRGIDPNGVDELLDAGVDVLTTGNHIWRHRSIEPVLEEEPRLIRPANFPQNNPGRGWTAVTARDGTRVGVVNLIGRVFMGDFDCPFRAADRALESLREQADVVVVDMHAETTSEKAAMGWYLDGQVSLVVGSHTHIQTADEKILPEGTGFLTDAGMCGPTRSVIGMRREDVIERFLSQRPARFEVANGPVLLQGVFVDIEPATGKAHAIRRLQQKGKG, from the coding sequence ATGCGGATACTATATCTGGGGGATATTTTTGGCCGAGCCACGCGTCAGTTGATCCGGCAGGAGCTTCGTTCCATTCGCGCGGCCGAGGACGTTGATTGTGTGGTCGCCAACGGGGAAAATGCCAGCGGAGGTCGGGGCATCGACCCGAACGGTGTCGACGAATTGCTCGATGCGGGCGTGGATGTGCTGACGACCGGAAATCATATCTGGCGGCATCGCTCGATCGAACCCGTACTCGAAGAGGAGCCTCGCCTGATTCGTCCGGCGAACTTTCCCCAGAACAATCCGGGCCGAGGCTGGACGGCAGTCACGGCGCGCGACGGAACGCGAGTCGGTGTCGTGAACCTGATAGGCCGCGTCTTCATGGGCGACTTTGATTGTCCGTTTCGGGCCGCAGATCGAGCCCTCGAATCGCTTCGAGAACAAGCGGATGTGGTGGTGGTGGACATGCATGCGGAGACAACATCGGAGAAGGCCGCGATGGGCTGGTATCTCGATGGTCAGGTATCGCTGGTGGTCGGCTCGCATACCCATATTCAGACAGCCGATGAGAAGATTTTGCCCGAAGGCACAGGGTTTTTGACGGATGCTGGCATGTGTGGGCCAACCCGCTCGGTGATCGGAATGCGTCGCGAGGATGTGATCGAGCGGTTCCTCTCGCAGCGGCCCGCGCGGTTCGAAGTGGCTAATGGTCCCGTCCTGCTCCAGGGCGTTTTTGTGGATATTGAACCCGCGACCGGCAAGGCGCATGCGATCCGTCGTTTGCAGCAGAAAGGGAAAGGATGA